A section of the Oryzias latipes chromosome 10, ASM223467v1 genome encodes:
- the LOC101174273 gene encoding uncharacterized protein LOC101174273, producing MLFIFLTVSCVVLGSSKGIDPMEFCFSSSARLPERCTPSVYNGPLYFTPRNGGQRKLLMDNKEAKDPRLVIKPDSVVLTHLTEKDDGTFAVSGSNGEIIDIFSVKILDCASEISKVYGEELEYGLPQKAVFLEFTPFHRLDYPVILWNGTNFYEARVRVEKYKFRMSRLTQADSGFYNFKQKDKTLVSRLRLTVQGNTSYYGGELKGSVSIAYPESDGPWTVTYFPEHGGENVTVIKARALVRNDNPLRSRIQLLPSGFKISHIQKGDSGFFEFRDPAGNVALTSHLTIIESHHAVTYSVVAVACVVSGIIYCVSRKRRCCNSSSTATAQAVQPTAGPNVYYHDANGPAGPGYSAGVYPPQNSKDVVFHDPPATFPGPVGGNQPPGPGYFAPPYPAAYPPQTVNAVVSNEPTTTYSGPVFQDLNQPAGPGFSAPHYSAAFPPPLVNAGTSYDAAAAASGPVGFYPLNMNVSQAEMTPPTKETCAPVSAFGSNILSSDTQPSFELNRLNLSSDLPLNTEQPSTNVNKPNEFNFL from the exons ATGTTATTCATATTCTTGACAGTATCCTGTGTTGTCCTTG gTTCCTCCAAAGGTATAGATCCTATGGAATTCTGCTTTAGCTCTAGTGCACGGCTACCAGAGCGTTGTACACCCAGTGTCTATAATGGCCCGCTGTATTTTACTCCAAGAAATGGTGGACAAAGGAAATTGCTGATGGATAACAAGGAG GCTAAAGATCCTCGGCTCGTTATTAAACCAGACTCTGTTGTGCTGACGCATTTGACTGAAAAGGATGATGGGACTTTTGCAGTTTCTGGTTCAAATGGAGAGATCATAGATATTTTCTCCGTGAAGATTTTGG ACTGTGCCTCAGAGATCTCAAAGGTTTATGGGGAGGAACTGGAGTACGGTCTACCTCAAAAGGCTGTATTCCTGGAGTTCACTCCGTTTCACCGACTAGACTACCCAGTGATTCTGTGGAATGGCACAAACTTTTATGAAGCAAGAGTCCGAgtggaaaaatataaatttaggATGTCCAGACTCACCCAGGCAGACAGCGGCTTCTACAACTTCaagcaaaaagacaaaactttgGTGTCAAGACTTCGACTGACTGTACAAG ggaataCCAGTTATTATGGGGGAGAACTAAAAGGGTCTGTGTCCATTGCATACCCGGAGTCTGATGGTCCATGGACTGTGACCTATTTCCCTGAACATGGAGGGGAAAATGTAACCGTGATAAAAgcaagagctctggtcaggaaCGACAACCCGCTTCGTTCAAGAATTCAACTTTTGCCCTCAGGCTTTAAAATTAGTCACATACAAAAGGGAGATTCAGGCTTCTTTGAGTTCAGAGACCCGGCCGGGAACGTAGCTTTGACCTCGCACTTGACCATTATTG AATCTCATCATGCGGTAACAtactctgttgttgctgttgcttgTGTCGTTTCTGGTATTATCTACTGTGTGTCTCGCAAAAGAAGATGCTGTAATAGTTCTTCCACTGCGACTGCTCAGGCTGTCCAGCCAACAGCAGGACCTAACGTATATTACCAT GATGCAAATGGTCCTGCAGGCCCAGGATACTCAGCAGGAGTGTATCCTCCTCAGAATAGCAAAGATGTGGTTTTTCATGATCCTCCCGCCACCTTTCCAGGGCCTGTG GGTGGAAATCAGCCTCCAGGTCCAGGATATTTCGCCCCACCTTATCCTGCAGCGTATCCTCCTCAGACAGTGAACGCTGTTGTTTCTAATGAACCTACAACTACCTACTCTGGACCTGTG tttcaaGACTTAAATCAGCCTGCAGGTCCAGGATTTTCTGCTCCACATTATTCTGCAGCGTTCCCTCCTCCATTGGTGAATGCTGGGACTTCTTatgatgctgcagctgctgcatctgGACCTGTG GGATTTTATCCACTAAATATGAACGTCTCCCAGGCTGAG ATGACACCACCGACCAAAGAGACGTGTGCTCCAGTTTCAGCCTTTGGTTCCAACATTCTCTCTTCTGATACTCAGCCGTCGTTTGAGTTGAACAGACTGAATTTGTCTTCGGATCTCCCACTTAATACAGAACAGCCATCCACTAATGTTAATAAACCAAATGAATTCaactttttataa
- the LOC101174031 gene encoding uncharacterized protein LOC101174031 — protein sequence MPLPQFLLLLYLAQAAAGWELLGEREKVLTVCVGKEFHLPVDSTSRIVTFTPDNNGPRQVLLEKTTVKDPRFEWTRDKTLVLKEVTHSDQGLYANKLSIGFTYETVHLIVSECVKPYRKHYGETFEHSIPENGSVLEFSPWGVLPDAEPVVLWNRTNLETAETGRGRLLRGGKFWVAERVTQADQGNYTVRDDNGKVLSRSTLSVRGHSFNVTRFTKESLSLPLYLPVHHAHLTFTPGQIPDESSMGPFDPKPPRGPVQLLREGHINDHDLRYRGLVSLNRNGSLIEIVITRLTSRHDGLYEVRDKNGNLVSATYLHIIEKRGGTWRALLKSITVPSGMFVSLAGFILFMKRYPNCSLSQIITGIRTNHTPPANPPRVNIQDYSHTHPHPAAYYSYPEHPGTPRKWSPRASPAHTDYTPVTIGEPSSENQQVQQRTAGVSPRHDRSTEENKVNENEEKISFPVPGATDCLHSSEDCAQYQIKKDGDEKRWSSEFFSTLPLDTDTSESCSVYTSEKLDFL from the exons ATGCCCCTTCCTCAGTTTCTTCTACTACTTTATTTAGCtcaagctgcagcag GTTGGGAATTACTTG GTGAGAGGGAAAAAGTCCTGACGGTGTGCGTCGGGAAGGAGTTTCACCTGCCGGTGGACTCCACATCCAGAATTGTGACGTTCACTCCAGATAATAATGGACCAAGACAAGTCCTGCTGGAAAAGACCACT GTGAAGGATCCCCGGTTCGAGTGGACCAGAGATAAAACATTAGTCCTGAAAGAAGTGACTCACAGTGATCAGGGACTTTATGCAAACAAACTGTCTATTGGGTTCACCTATGAGACGGTTCATCTGATTGTTTCGg AATGTGTGAAACCCTACCGCAAACACTATGGGGAGACTTTTGAGCACAGCATCCCAGAAAATGGTTCTGTGCTGGAGTTTTCTCCTTGGGGTGTTCTGCCTGATGCCGAGCCAGTTGTGTTGTGGAACCGGACCAATCTTGAAACTGCTGAGACGGGCCGAGGGCGACTGCTGAGAGGGGGGAAATTCTGGGTGGCGGAGAGGGTCACACAAGCAGACCAAGGCAACTACACTGTGAGGGACGACAATGGGAAGGTGCTATCTCGCAGCACCCTGTCTGTGCGTG GACACTCCTTCAATGTTACACGCTTCACCAAGGAGTCTTTGAGCCTTCCCTTGTATCTGCCGGTCCACCATGCCCATCTCACTTTTACCCCTGGACAAATTCCTGATGAATCATCCATGGGTCCCTTTGACCCTAAACCCCCTCGTGGCCCAGTGCAGCTGCTTCGCGAGGGCCACATAAACGACCACGACCTGCGGTACAGAGGACTCGTCTCTCTGAACCGAAACGGCTCCCTCATTGAAATCGTCATTACCAGACTCACGTCGAGGCATGATGGATTGTATGAAGTCAGAGACAAAAACGGCAACCTTGTGTCTGCCACCTACCTGCACATAATCG AGAAAAGGGGCGGGACCTGGCGAGCGCTCTTGAAGTCCATCACCGTTCCCTCTGGCATGTTTGTTTCGCTGGCTGGCTTCATTTTGTTCATGAAGCGATACCCAAACTGCAGCCTGTCACAGATCATCACTGGCATCAGGACAAACCACACCCCACCAGCCAACCCTCCAAGAGTTAACATCCAG GACTACAGTCACACCCATCCACACCCTGCAGCTTATTACAGTTACCCTGAGCATCCTGGAACACCAAGAAAGTGGAGCCCAAGAGCGAGCCCTGCTCACACT GATTACACTCCTGTCACGATAGGGGAACCAAGTTCTGAAAACCAGCAAGTACAGCAACGGACAGCTGGGGTCTCGCCCAGGCATGACAGAAGCACTGAG GAGAACAAAGTGAATGAGAATGAAGAGAAGATTTCCTTTCCTGTGCCTGGAGCAACAGACTGCCTCCACTCCTCTGAGGACTGCGCTCAGTACCAGATTAAGAAGGATGGAGATGAAAAAAGGTGGAGCTCAGAGTTCTTTTCAACATTGCCACTGGACACAGACACCTCTGAATCCTGCAGCGTTTACACGTCAGAGAAACTGGACTTTTTATAA